Sequence from the Nerophis ophidion isolate RoL-2023_Sa linkage group LG10, RoL_Noph_v1.0, whole genome shotgun sequence genome:
ccttaaaatgtatttttgtcgtCATGTGGCAACCTCAACAATTGACCTGAATGCTGCCCTTTTGTTTGTCAACGGCATTACAAACTTTTAACATTTTACAAccttttatttatacatacatatatatatatatatatatatatatatatatatatatatatacaatttctttggggttttttttaattatgcagaaaaacaagagcaagcctgatccaatacagcaatggactttctttttttttttttttacttatttgaaaaggagtgagaagaagtttacacttattttaatcccaccccttttattttaatcatatattactctgagctagaactaccttttcactctatgtacaaacttaatgaacttatatacagtgccctccataattattggcacccctggttgagatgtgttttttagcttccaattattttattttttttctaaataatatgggaccttaatggaaaaaaagagaaaaatccaaccttcaatacaagtgcatttattcagtggggaaaaaatcccacataaagaaataattatttgacatcaaataatgtgtgtcacaattattagcacccctggtgttaatattttgtacaacccccttttgccaacaaaacagcacctaatcttctcctataatgtttcacaagatgggcaaagacagaaagagggattttcagccattcctctttgcagaatctctctaaatcatccagagacctgggtcctctcctctgtactctccttttcagctcaccccacaggttctcaatggggttgaggtcaggggactgagatggccatgggaggagcttgattttgtgtctggtgaaccatttctgtgtagatttggccatatgtttagggtcattgtcttgctgaaagacccagtgacgacccagcttcagctttcgggcagagggcaacagattttgatttaaaatgtcctggtatttcaaagcattcatgatgccatgcaccctaacaaggttcccagggcctttggaagtgaaacagccccacagcatcactgacccacccccatacttcacagtgggtatgaggtgcttttcagcatgcgcatctttcgtggtacgccagacccacttagagtgtttgttgccaaaaagctcaatcttggtctcatctgaccaaagcacacggtcccagttgaagccccaataccgtttggcgaactccagacgcttgcgtttatgattgtgagtgaggaaaggttttctccgtgcatgcctcccaaacagcttgttggcgtgtagacagcgcctgatggttgatttggagactttgtgaccccaggatgctaccatttgttgtaattctgtaacagtgagctttggagatcttttgatttctcttaccatcctcctcactgtgcgtggtggcaaaataaacttgggtcctcgtccaggcttatttaccactgttccagttgttttgaacttcttaattattcctctcacagtggatatgggcagctgcagttgagtggcaatcttcttgtagcctctgcctgacctgtgaaggtcgacgcacatctgcctcacttgtatgctgtgttcctttgtctttcccatgtttaagagtggataagagaaatggcctcggtgtcacgtcatatttataccccagggaaacaggaagtgatgaattactaattaaatgttcctacgtactctggtaaactttgtaaactactgtagaaatgacagaaatgcttcaattatatttatttcctgggaattgttaagggtgccaataattgtggaacaggtgatttaatgaaaaataattattttttagtcagggatttttttattttcttacaattcatttgagttgaaggctacattttcctacaattttcagtgtgacagtattcttctgcaataaacactgaatttattttaaggcttttaacacatctcaaccaggggtgccaataattatggagggcactgtatacATAAATGCTAAATACATAAATACCTATGCAcaccacacacatacatagccacaccattACCACAAGTGGTCATGGAAATGGTATCATGTTACAACAGCAGCACAactgcctcaatgggcagccccaaACTCTTgtgtaacacaaaaaaaaaaccaatatCAAACCCATTTTTCAtctctgtacctctggaataccatgtacctacacttctttttaaactgctttatgcttggacattgctttaacgacacattcaaaccattccatagtttcgCTCCATAAATTGAAATACCTTAGCAAGAAAAAGCAAAACGAAGCATATAAATATGGAGCTACATATGACATTGCAACATACCCTGGCATCCAGATTGAATGCAGTCTTTTTGAGGTCCAACAGGGCCCTCTGCATGAACTCAAATGCATGGCAGTCAACACACGGGCGACCTGCAAGAAAAGAGTATTGAACATGGTGCTGCTTTGTAATATCATTTCATCATTCATGTGGTTACATGCATTCGTCAATTTTGCCTGGACTCTTGCATCGTTTAAACAGGCAgtacaaaaaaaaagggttcaaaacaCCTACTTTCCGCGGGGATGACCGTCCCCGTCTCCTGCTCAGCATCAGCACCGCTGAGACACAGAAGAAGCTGCGCCGTCAGGAGGATCATCAGTCCTCTGGATGCCATGGTTCCAATACCTGTAGTTCCGTCATCATCTTGTCAATAACAAGCTGCGTGCTTGTGTACAAATTGCTCATTAACGCGACCGTCAAAATTAATTACATTCATATAAATGTTTTCGGTGTTTAATTGCATTATAGACGCACGAACGTACCTTGCTGAAATGGACGACGTGTGCTCACTTACCCTCAATATGTCGACGATATCTGTCTGAGAATAGCAGGTCAGCTTGGCCGAGGAGaattgttttaatgtagacgcGAACGATTGCGCATGCGCGGAGATTGCCGTATTCTTTGAGGTCaaaaacacatttcaaaataaaagaaccGACCGGCAGCTGGACATTGCATTTAAAATAATAGacagcttttttatttatttatttgctaaTCATTATCAAGTACTGTTCTGATTTCAatattagaatatttttttatagttATTTTCAATATCGTCATTATTTTCCCTTACACTGtacatagttgtttttttttaaactcatattTAATTATTGGTATTCaatgaataagcgatagaaaatggatggatggatggtatttaatTTTTctcaacaccatccatccatccattttctaccgcttattccctttggggttgcggtgggcgctggtgcctatctcagttacactcgggcggaaggcagggtacacccttgaccagtagtggttctcaaccttttttcagtgatgtaccccctgtgaacatttttttaattcaagtaccccctaatcaagggcgtcgggaacctttttggcagagagagccatgaaagctaaatatttaaaaatgtatttccgtgagagccgtaaaatattttttaaacaccgaATCCAACTAAAtaagtacatttttaagtaagaccgacatttcttagagtataataagtctcttattctttataataccattgttattctgaagctaaccaataataaataaaaaaacgtctttccattaatgcaacttcttgaacaggatggaaggattaaaatgcatgagaatgttttatattttgaaggttaattttaacactgtgattaccagcagtaTTATTTATTACCTATcgtgctaagatttatctgacagccagatgcagtcatcaaaagagccacatctggctctagagccataggttccctacccctgccctaatcagagcaaagcattttcagttgaaaaaaagagatgaagaagtaaaatacagcactatgtcatcagtttctatgtcatcagtttctgatgtattaaattgtataacagtgcaaaatattaaaaATTTGTAGTCGTCTTTCTTATACTATTTggaaaatagatataaaaataactaaaaacttgttgaaaaataaacaagtgatttaattataaataaagatttcgacacatagaagtaatcatcaacttaaagtgccctctttggggattgtaaaagagatccatctggattcatgaacttaattctaaacatttcttcacaaaaaaagaatattttaaacataaacaatgtttatggaacatgtccacaaaaaatctagctgtcaacactgaatattctcaaatgggggtacgtgtacggcggcttagctcggttggtagagtggccgtgtcagcaacttgagggttgcaggttcgattcccgcgtgtgccatcctagttactgccgttgtgtccttgggcaagacactttacccacctgctctcagtgccacccacactggtttaaatgtaacttagatattgggtttcactatgtaaagcgctttgagtcacttgagcaaagcgctatataaatataactcacttcacttcacctttgaaaaccactggtcttgggcagtggttctcaaatgggggtacgcatacccctgggggtacttgaaggtatgccaaggggtacgtgaaatttcttaaaaatattctaaaagtagcaaaaatacttaaaatatatatttattgaataatacttcaacaaaatacgaatgtaagttcataaactgtgaaaaaaaatacaacaatgcaatattcggtgttgacagctagattttttgtggacatattccataaatattgatgttaaagatttatttttttgtaaataaatgtttcatgaatgcagatggatctctattacaatccccaaagagggcactttaagttgatgattacttctatgtgtagaaatctttatttataattgaatcacttgtttttatatatttttttccaatagttcaagaaagaccactacaaatgagcaatattttgcactgttatacaatttaataaatcagaaactgatgacatagtgctgtattttacttctttatctctttttttcaaccaaaaatgcgttgctcatattagggggtacttgaattaaaaaaatgttcacaggggtaacatcactaaaaaaagtttgagaaccactggtctagacaagtcgccacctcatcgcaggaccaacacagatagacagacaacattcacactcacattcacacactagggcccatttagtgttgccaatcaacctatccccaggtgcatgtctttggaagtgggaggaagccggagtacccagagggaacccacgcattcacgaggagaacatgcaaactccacagagaaagaccccgagtctgggattgaacccaggactactcaggactttcttattgtgcggcagacgcactaacccctctttcaccgtgctgcccagtttCAGGCCTATTGGGATTAATCAACCTATGCTACTGTTTACATCCTATTTCAGGGGTGTTGAACGAAAAGCCCGTGGGCAGGATtgggcccgcgaacaggttttatccggcctgctgGATGAGTCtgctaagtataaaaacaagccaacattttggaatgaaagaaactgatgttttaaatgtgtccacgaCATGTCGCAATAGcagtttgtatctttgtagatgatgctatatatgtaaaaaaaaaaaacacatgttagttcaccagtcgaggaaaaaaagcaaactacataaatgacatactgtaatttgatttttttcttatttttgtatcttaatatattgaaaattaaatccaatgagttgactgatgaacattataacattatttattcatgaagtataaataacaacaaataaagataggaaactattaaccgcaacatgtaagtgtaaaaaaaacaacaacattatgatatgtacattttcagaatgtgcttgttctatttccaaacaaagaaaacaatctgaagttgtctgtatttttaagttatcgtgccgtgattttaccagtacggcccacttgggagtagatttgacTCCATGTGGCCCtccatctaaaattagtttgaaacccctgccctattgtgtttatattgcatACCATCATTTTTGTGGTGCTCATTCTGGGACTTCCGGTTCTAAATTTGGTGCCATCTCATATGTATCATGTGTGGCGGTATGGCAATAAAGAGTCCTTGGAGACATTCATCTGCAttatgataaatggtaaatgggttgtacttgtatagcgcttttctaccttttttaaggaactcaaagcactttgacactattagcgggagctgccatgcaaggcgctaaccacgacccatcaggagcaagggtgaaggggttgaagtgtcttgctcacgggcacaacggacatgactaagatggcagaaggtggggattgaaccaggaaccctcaggttgctggcacaaccactctcccaaccgtgccacaTTGTCCcctattcaatcaatcatcaatcaatgtttatttatatagccctaaatcacaagtgtctcaaagggctgcacaagccacaacgacatccgcagaacagagcccacataagggcaaggaaaaactcaccccagtgggacctcGATAACaattgactatgagaaaccttggagaggactgcacaTGTAGGCAACCCctaccccctctaggggagaccgaaagcacgGGATGTCGAGCAAGTCTAACATAAtttaaaagtccagtccataatagatccaatataatagcgagagtcccgtccatagtggagccagcaggagaccatcccaagcggagacgggtcagcagcgcagagatgtctccaaccgatgcacaggcggtCCACCCCGTGTCCTGACTCTGgagagccagcacttcatccatggccaccggacctgtgtgtcCCCGGCCCcccagaggagaaaagaaaagaaacggcagatcaactggtctaaaaagggggtctattcaaaggctagagtatacaaatgagttttaagatgggacttaaatgcttctactgaggattATAAAGAACATAAACTGCGTCCCATAGCCCCATAGATGACAATTAATACGACAGTGCTGaaaaatgaaaatgttttcaTACTAGTCTAAATTGTGAGTTGTTTTATCTTTGCAGGGGCAgataatcacacacacaaaaataaaataaacaaacttaATCaatcattaataaaaaatatatataattgataTACAGTGGACAGCCTGGGAAAtctcaataaaaatattttttattacattgtaaataaacataaacctAATCaatcattaataaaaaaaatggaattaaTATACAGTGGAAtctcaataaaaaaacatgttttattacatTCTGAATAGTGAGCTTTTGTTTTGGCTCCAAAGTTTCACCCAAAAAAGTTGTTCACTAAACAATTTTCATAATTAAATTATATAAGAAAtaatattatattgtatattcttgtaaaaaaaaaaaaaaaaaaagtgcatcaaTTATGGGCCTCCATGCAGATGTGGGGGCGGGGTCCTGACTGCTGTTTTCTTAGTAGTCCATTAAAATGCCCGAACTCAAAACACttctttttccaagatggcgtcGATGAAGGACAGCGACACTGGTCTGTGGCTTCACAACAAACTGGGCTCCACAGACGAGCTGTGGACGCCGCCGAGCATCGCGTCGCTTCTCACCGTCTCCGTCATCGACAACATTCGCCTCTGCTTCTCCAGCTTGTCGCCGCCGGTCAAACTCAAACTACTACTCGGGATGCTCCATCTTCCCCGGCGGACCGTGGACGAGGTGGGTGCCGCGCATTAGCGTCCCGCTCACCCGCCAGGTGGGCTTCAGAGCAGGTGGTGACTAACCAACACATCTTTATTTATTCTGTTAATTGTTACTTACCTATTAGTTATTGCAAACTGCACTGTGTTTTAACTACTTGCGTTAGCATTAGCCTGCTAGCTCGCAGCACCGCGGAAGGTGACGAGACGTTAAGGAGCAACGAAATGAAGCAATAATCTGACGTTGTTTCCCCCTTTGGATCTCACACCTAAACTTAACGGATAACACTTTCAGACTTAAACAACGAAACTAGCTTTGTTAGCAAACCGCTGCTTGTTTCCCAGCTCAACGGCTCTTGTTCACACATTGTGGCGGTGTGATTGAAACGAGGCACAGAGTGCACCGGGGGGGCGGTGCCATGACATCGACCAGCTCCACGCATCACTTGTGTTGAGCCCTATAATCGGTATACTGACATAATACTGAGATCGATGTTATAAGTCAAAGGTGAAAATATGGGAAAATTCGCGTTATGCTGTCGCGAATTATTTGTCAAAATCCTATGGGAAAAACTCTTAGTGCATttaattaaaaagttaaagtactactgatagtcacacacacacaaaatgactctctgcatttgagccatccccTTGCTCCACTCCTGGTAGGTGAGGGCAgtagtgagcaacagcggtgctcgggaatcattttggtgatttaacccccatttcctacccttgatgctgagtgccaagcaggaaagtaacaggtcccatttttctagtctctggtatgactcggccggggtttgaactccattacagtggggtaaaaaagtatttagtcagccaccgattgtgcaaattctcccacttaaaatgatgacagaggtctgaaattttcatcataggtacacttcaactgtgagagacagaattccACCCcggtgcttcacagtaggtttggtgttcttgggatgcaactcagtattcttcctcctccaaacacgacaaattgattttataccaaaatgtttaattttggtttcatctgaccacatggcattctcccaatcctctgctgtatcatccatgtatccattttggtataaactcaactcgtcgtgtttggaggaagaagaatactgagttgcatcccaagaacaccaaacctactgtgaagcatgggggtggaaacatcatgctttggggctgtttttatactaaggggacaggaataTTGATCCGTGTTAGGGAAATAATGAGTGGgaccatgtattgtgagattttgagccaaaacctccttctatcagtgagagctttgaatggttgaccaaatacttattttccaccataatttacaaataaattctttaaaattcctacaatgtgcattcctggattttttttcacattctgtccctcacagttgaagtgtacctatgaggaaaattaaagacctctgtcatcattttaagtgggagaacttgcacaatctgtagctgactaaatacttttttgccccactgtatgtctccTGTTTGTTACCTGAAAGTTTAAGGTTTTGCACTTTGGTTTTATTTGTTTCGTTCTCCTCTTTATTTGGTCAGGTACAATAAggtgtatttatgttttttttttcatgttactTTACCAGTTTAGAACATTTAGGTTGTTGCGTTTGGATTCACCCAGATGGTTAAAATTTTATCCTTTAAGCGATTTTTGGTAAGTACTAGATCAACTGTTTTGGTGGCTGCTTGGGACTTGAGGGTAATTGGACTTCTTTCGCGTGTTATGTCCTGGAAATCCCTATATAAAAGTATGTAAATTTGTAAAAGTTAAAGTGCACTGATAGTCACGCGCACACCagctgtggtgaaattactctctgtatttgacccattcccttgttccaccccctgggaggtgaggggagcagtgagcagcagcggtgctcgggaatcattttggtgatataacccccaattccaacccttgatgctgggaaccaagcagggaagtaacgggtcccatttttctagtctttggtatgactcggctgtgGTTTGAACTCCATTATATCCCCTGTTTGTTACCtggaaggttaaaggcctactgaaatgagattttgttatttaaacgggaatagcagatccattttatgtgtcatacttcagtggtccccaaccaccgggctgtggcccgattggtaccgggccgcggaataattttttataaaaaaaaataaatatatatatatatttttttatttattaaatcaacataaaaaacacaatatacactaacaattagtgcaccaaccacaaaaacctcccttttcatgacaaagaaaaaaaaataaaaggagcttaacaacaaacaaagaaacaccggctgtgtctcggtgctaatgacagctgcaatccatagctttccaccaacattattgttttttatagtctccattattaaatgaacaaattgcataagattcagcaacacagatgtccaaattactgtgtaattatgccatcaaagcagacgacttttaaccgtaactggtgctgagataatatttcctgacagtcagtgacgtcacgcgtacgcgtcatcattcaacAAGAagctcgcgggaaatttaaaattgcaatttagtaaactaaaaaggccgtattggcatgtgttacaatgataatatttcatcattgatatataaactatcagactgcgtggtcggtagtagtgggtttcagtaggcctttaaggttttgcacttttgttttatttgtttcgtTCTCCTGTTTATTTGGTCAGGTACAGTGAggtgtatttatgtttttttttttcatgttactTTACTAGTTTAGAACATTTAGGTTGTTGCGTTTGGATTCACCCAGAAGGTTAAAATGTTATCCTTAAGCGATTTTTGTTAAGCATTAAATTGACTGTTTTGGTGGCTGCTTGGGACTTGAGGGTAATTGGACTTCTTTCGCATGTTATGTCCTGGAAATCCCTATATAAAATTATGTAAATTTGTTAAAGTTAaactaccactgatagtcacacgcacactaaatgtggtgaaattaccctctgcatttgacccatcccttgttccaccccctgggatgtgaagggagaagtgagcagcagcggtgctcgggaatcattttggtgatttaacccccaatttcaacccttgaggctgggtgccaagcagggtggtaatgggtcccatttttatagtctttggtatgactcgaccggggtttgaattcgcgacctaccaatctcagggcggacactctaaccacaaggccactgagcaggctataGTTGCTCAATAACACTGTTATATCTTAAGTGTTTGACAAAAACATAAGAACAATATACTTATTAGTTCTGCCTTTTTGGGCACCCCGGTCATGTCTATAAAAACCTTTATTCATTAGGTCTGGCTTCCCTGGTCGCCGTGAAAACTCATGTTTTGTTCCTCGAACTTGCAGAGATTCTCTCACGCAATTTCCGTATTTCTCTTTTTTTGCATCTGTTTTTAATCCTGCAGCGTTTTTTGTGATAACAgcatgattacattttttttgcataACCCCCTGCTTTTGTGTACttatgtaacagggtcaattatgtcAGTCGGTAAAGTGCAGCTGAGCAGCAACACATGGTGTTGGTCATAATCAATTctacacaacgcagaggaaaagaccaccgttTACACTTATTATTCAATTTTGTGGTTGGAGTTACTTTGCTGTGCATTCTCCCCATAAAATATGATTCTGAGACATTCACATTAACAGGGTTGTGACCGCAAGAGCATAAATCTGTAGATGCATCCAATACAATTGCGTTGTCTAACCCTGTAGTTTTTGTATGCTCTAATGGTAGCCTAATTTTTGTGTCCAGATGAAAGAGGCCCTCTCAGAAATAATCCAGCTGGCCACAGTGGACTCTGAGCCCTGGGTGCTGATGGTTGCCGACATACTCAAGTCCTTCCCAGAGACGGGCTCTCTCAATTTGGACTTGGAGGAGCAGAATCCAAATGTGCAGGACATTCTCGGAGAGCTCAGGGAGAAAGGTAAtgcaatttgtttttgttttgttttctgccgTTAAAGCGATACAATTATTGATCTTAAATCAGGTccgattaattaattaattcaaaaaAGAGCTTATTAGACTGCAGCCTGGATTACCATGGCGGACTCAcgcacattttcgggacttattcagatccaaatacaaatcagcaggtaccaataggtaagaaaagctaGTTTTTCCATAATCGTTTGAAACAAAAAAAGATattgtctcctaataggtgccattttggggtcctcaTACACAGACTATGaaaatacccgtatgttgaagcactgtACACCTGACTACAGTAGCCGTAATGCACCGACAGTATTCGTAGTTTTGTAGCTTacccaagtccatccatccatccattttctcccgcttgtccctttcggggtcgtaggGGTTGCTTGAGAgactaaaatattttgacagatttttgagagccgtgtgtaatgttctacattcTCAATGAATCCTCAGTTCTGAGCTTGCTTGCTCGAAATGACAGGCGTCAGTcaacttgcagtccacacatacagTATCTCCCATGCAgcactgccatttactggtcacacttgtgattacacattttccaaataaaattgcttcaatgtCAATGAGCACAACAAAAATCAAAATGTAGCTTTGGCGCacggggttataaggcgcactgttgatttttgagaaaataaaaggacttTAGGTGTGCTTTATAGTCCTAGAAAAGCAGTACTTGTTTGCGCTGCGGCTGCTGCAGCAGGGACGTTGCAGGTGCCTGGGCGTTCGGCGTGTGTCAAATCCCAAGGCGCCTTGGTTCAAGAGATTTGTCGTGTTGCCATTGTATTTTACTTGACCTTAACATATCCTACACAGCGAGCAACTTACTAAGAACGTCTTCGTCTTTGCAGAAGCCTAAATGTTTCCACACACTGCACCAGAATAGTGGCTGGATAATTTCTGGTTCGTCTGGTTGTCTTCTGGTATCCGCCATACTTGTTTTGATGACTGAATCtttgggtgtaacggtacacaaaaattttggttcggtacgtacctcggtttggaagtcacggtttggttcattttcggtagagtaagaaaacaacaaaatataaatttttgggttgtttatttaccaaatttgtaaacaatggctttatccttttaacattgggaatacTATAGTAATTCtgaccacgttaatcaacattaaactgcctcaaattgttgctctgattaaataaaatgacaaaacttttcttctacatataaaaagtgcaacattagacagtttcaagtcaactcatcacagcatttgggaagcccgtagtttttattatgtaaatgttatatttatatcAACATGTgaaagcagggaccctgccattcaaagcttttctgtccgtaaaacacacacacacacaccgcaaaatgagctaacgttacgctaaaagctaattagccttcacctcaagccagaactgcgagcaagctgacctgcagtttaagtttctagaaagtcaacgggctcatagtgatgttagtagtagttgactgggaggtgtttattatcatttggggagagtacgctgccttatgctcacctgctaaacacctatctgctcaacgctgaagcatttactacatgcgctctgagtAGGCACTGCTGATTGGATGTTACTGCTCTGaatgcgcactgctgattggctgttaccgctatatatgtaaccaatcagatggttgtgtgggtgggccaatgctgggtgctgagacagaggcagaagaagtaaagcagcttgttaagactttagcttagaaactcgttcggtacacccccgtaccgaaccgaaacccccgtactgaaacggttcaatacaaatacacgtaccgttacacccctactgatgGCGCGTGGCGATGAAGTCAC
This genomic interval carries:
- the nicol1 gene encoding neuropeptide-like protein C4orf48 homolog, translated to MASRGLMILLTAQLLLCLSGADAEQETGTVIPAESRPCVDCHAFEFMQRALLDLKKTAFNLDARTETLVLRAERRALCDCMPSSLH